In Paludibaculum fermentans, the genomic stretch CGCGCCGGGATCCCAGTTCTTCCGCTCTGCCAGCGCCGCGACGATGAGGGAAGCCAGAATCAGGCAACCGACAGGCGTGTCGGCATACTGCCCCGGAGCCTGCCGCCACAACGGCGTCGACGCCAGCAGAATCACGCCGCCCAGCCAGCCGAGTGCCGGCGACCGCAGCAGCGCCAGCGCAAACCCGAGCAACAGCGGGATGGCCGCACCGAACAACAGGGAAGCGATGATCGGCACGCGGGCATCGCCCACCGCTCCGCCATAGATCCAACCACGAGCCACTACCGAGGGCCACAACAGCGGGGCATCGGCGTTGGCCAATCCGTACTCCGACGTCACCGCCAGCCGCCACGTCGAGGCGTCCGTCAGGAACTTCGCCCGCAGGTTCCAGCTCGACCAGGCATCCCAGTTGCCTTGCGGATTCCCGTTGGTGAACGCGAAGAACGCGGCTACGAACAGGACCATGCCGACCCCGAAAGCAACCGCGGCCAGCCAGGTCCACTTGAACACCAGCACCTCTGGAGCGTCATCCTGTCCGGTGTCAGGGTTCCGGCGTAGAAACCAACCCACAACGCCGCACACAGCCAGCACTCCGTCAGCCGTGTAGGCGGCTGTTTGCGCGCCCAAGCCCGCCCAGAGCAGGGCAAAGGACAAAGCGGCTGTAGCGGCAAGACCCACCGGCAAGGCCAACAGAATCTCCAAGATCCAGGCCATCCAGCGCGGCCGCAGCCCGTCGCAAGCCTGCGACGCACGCACCCAGGGCCAACCGATCGCCCACGCCAGCAACAACGCGGTAAGACCCATCACGCTAGCGGCCCTCCCGGCTACTGCGTGTAGGCGAAAGCGGCCTGCTGAGCCAGGTCGCTATCCGGAAGATCGGAGAAATAGCCAACTTTTTCGGTGACCGGAATGCGCGCCAGCACAGGCTGGAGCCGCTCCTGTTGCGCCATCACGTGGAAGGGATCGTGGAACTGCGAGGCATACTGGTCAGACAGGCCGTACTGCTGTAGTGCGCCGAAGAGCGCCACCACAGCCACCGCGGCCACTCCGGCCAGCGCGCGCGCGCCGGTCGTATGGTCTTGGGCAGGCATAGGGTGCAACTCTCAAGTATAGCGGCCGGTCCTACAGATTTCTGAGACGCCTCAACCGGTTGCGCCGCACGCGCTCGGCTCGCACCACTTCCCGTTCATCCAGTCCGAAGTAGTGTGCCACCTCGTGCCAGATGGTCTCCTCCACCAGGCGGCGCAGGTCCGCCGGATTCCGAGCCTCGCGTTCATGCGGACCCTGGTAGAGAGTGATCCGGTCGGGCATCGAGAAAGACGGGACGGACGTGCGTTCGGCCAGGGGACGGCCCTCGTACAGGCCGAGGAGCCCGGGCGTGGCCGGCTCCTGTTCAACAAGGAACACCAGGTTCTGCAGCCGGCGCCGGAAGCGCGGAGGAATGACGCCCATGCACTCTTCGACGAGTTGGTCGAACTCTTGTGGGGTCATCGTCTGGATTGTAGCGTTGCCGGCTTTCCGCATCCAGCATTCGGATCCGGGACGTCGGGCCGTCCTCAATTAGTGCAGAAAAATGAACTCGGAATTTGGTCGAGCGCCAGTTCAAGAGTGGAACGCCCCCGCCTGGCTACTTCGCTGCCGGAATCAGCCCGAGCCCTCGCATCCATACTTCCGCCAGCTTCGGCCAGCCGGTCACGGGCAACTCCGTGGGCCGCAAACCGTAGCCGTGACCGCCTTTGGCGAACAGATGCATCTCGGCGGGGACCTTGGCGTTCTTCAACGCCAGATAGTAAACGAGGCTGTTTTCGACGCGTACTCCGTCATCCTCGGCCTGGACCAGGAAGGTCGGCGGCGTGTTCGCCGTGACGGGCGTCTCGTCGGCCAGTTTGTCGCCCTGCTCTTTCACCGCGAGGTAGGCGGGATAGATCACCACGGAGAAATCGGGCCGGCTGCTCACCTGGTCGGCCGCGTCCACCGCGTCGTAGCTGCGGCGCTCGTATTGCGTGCTGGCCACGGCAGCCAGATGGGCTCCGGCGGAGAAGCCCAGGACGCCGATCTTGCGGGGGTCGAGCTGCAGTTCGACGGCGCGCGAGCGGACAATGCCGACGGCGCGTTGCGCGTCCTGCAGCGGGGCGGCCCAGCGCGGTCCACCCTTGCGGGCCGGTACGCGGTACTTCAGCAGGATACCGGTGACTCCGATGGAATTGAGCCACTCGCACACTTCGGTGCCTTCCAGGTCGAGCGCGAGGATGTTGTAGCCGCCGCCCGGCAGCACCACCACGGCGGCGCCGGAATTGCGATTCTTCGGGGCCGGATAAATCGTAATAGTTGGTTCACTTACGTTGCCGAGGCGGATCACACGCCGGCCGGCGACCAGCGCTCCATCCGCTTTCGTCGTATCGGCTTCCGGGCCGATATCGCCCTTTTCACCGGGCGCGCCTTTGGGCCAGATCTTCTCGGCCGCCGGTTCCGCGGCATAGGCCATGGTACTAGCGATGGTCAGGAACACAGTGAAAATGCGCATCGTCGTAAGTATCCTTGCTGAGCCACTATCGTATCGCTTGCTCTATCGGCCCGCGGAGCCGCTGCCGATACTCTCGATAACCGGGGAACGGTCCCCCGGAACCGTCCAGCCCGATTTATGTCCAAGCTGAGCCTGGAAGAGATTCTGGCCCGCCTCAATACGGAGGAAGCCTCTCCGCTGCCCGACCGCGCTGCGTTCCTCGACGCGGCCTGCGGCTCGGATGCGGACCTGCGCCAGCTGGCCGGTGCCCTGTTCGACAGGAAGTTCCACACCGCGGACCCGAAAGGGGCCGATTCCTCGGATATACCGCGCATGGGCGGACGAGTGGGTCCCTACCGCATTGAGCGCGAGCTGGGCCGCGGCGGCATGGGTGTGGTGTATGTCGCGATGCGCGACGACGACCAGTATCACAAGCGCGTCGCGATTAAGGTGCTCAACATCAGCCAGGACAGCGAGGAACTGCTGCACCGCTTCCAGAACGAGCGCCAGATTCTCGCGAACCTCGATCATCCCAACATCTGCCGGCTGTTGGACGGCGGTGTGACGTCCAACGGACTGCCGTATTTCGTCATGGAGTACATCCGTGATGCGCGGCCGATTGACGAATACGCGAATGCCCACAACCTGTCAGTGCGCCAGCGGCTGCTGCTGTTTCTCAAGGCCTGCGCAGCTGTGCAGCATGCCCACCGGTTTCTGATTGTTCATCGCGACCTGAAACCCAGCAACATCCTCGTCTCCGAGGAGGGCGAGGTGAAGCTGATGGACTTCGGCATCGCCAAAAACCTACTGGCGTGCCTGGACGGCAGCTTCCACTCGCAAACCATGGGCCTGCAGCCGATGACGCCTGCTTATGCGAGCCCTGAGCAGGTGAGCGGCGAGCCCATCACTACCAGCAGTGACGTTTACTCCCTCGGCGTGGTGCTGTACGAGCTGCTGACGGGCCAGCACCCGTCGCGCCGCATGGAGCAGCCGCTGCCGGAGCTGCTGAATTCCATCTGCCTGGCCGATCCGCAGCGCCCCAGCGTGATGGTGCTCAAGCACGCGCCCCCGCAGATGGAGGAGAACCCCAAGCGGCTCAGCAAGCTGCTGCGCGGCGACCTGGATTGGATCATCCTCATGGCGCTGCGCAAGGATCCCAACCGGCGCTATGCCTCGGTGGAACAACTCACCGACGATCTGCGCCGGGTCCTGGGCGGGCGGCCGGTGCGCGCCCGCAACGACACTCTGCGCTATCGCGGCTGGAAGTTCGCCGGCCGCCACCGCTTCGGTGTCACGGTGGTGTTCCTGCTGGGCGTCACACTCATGTGGGGCGTCTGGTCCACGCAGAACCAGAAGGCGCGGGCCGAAGAACGGTTCCGGGACACGCGTGAGCTGGCGCACAGCATTCTCTTCGAGATCAGCGACGCCATTCGCGACCTGCCGGGCTCCACGCCGGCTCGCATGCTGCTGGTGCGGCGCGCGTTGACCTATCTGGACAAACTGGCCAGCGAGGCCGGCAACGACCTGACGCTGCAGTCCGAACTGGCCGAGGCTTACCACAAGATCGGCGAGGTGCAGTACCGGGTGGGCTACCCCAATATCGGCGACATTGCCGGCGCCCTGAACAGCGCTCGCAAGGAGCTGGAGATCCGCTACAAACTGGCCAGCGCCGTGCCCGGCCAGATCTCGCAATTGAACCTGGCCTCCGCCCACCAGCGGGTGAGTGAAATGTTCGACGGCACCGGCGACGCCTTCAACGCCGCGCATCACCTGGGGAAAGCGTTGGAGATCCGGGAGGCTCTGAACGCCAAGGATCCCGACAACGCCGCGATTCAATCCGACCTGGCATCCACTTACCGCGTGCTGGGTGACATCCAGAAGATCGCGGGCAAACCCCAGAATGCGATCGACTGGAATCGGAAGGCGCTGGCCATCCGGGAGGCACTGCTGGCTCGCAGCCCTAGCGATGACGGCCTGCGGCGGCAGATCTCCATGGACCTGGTGCGAATCGCCGACTCGCTGGGGAGTCCCAATGAGACGAATCTGGGCCGCTATGCCGAAGCGCGCTCCGTTTACGAGAAGGCCCTGGTGATCCGGTTGGAAGTGCTGGCGGCCAATCCAAACAGTCCCACGGCCTTGCGTGAGGTAGGCAACATCTACCAGCGCATGGGCGTCATGCTCATCGAGACTGGCGAGTATAAGGACTCGCTGGCCATGAGCCTGAAGAGCGCCGAGATCTCAGAGCGGTTGGCCCTCGACGATCCCGCGAACTTCGAAGTCAGCCGCGACCTGGGTGTGAAATGCGACCAGATCGGTGTCGTCCTGGAGAAACTGGGCAATCTGGCCGGAGCAGAGTCAAGCCTGCGCCGCGGCCTGGCGTTGAAATCGGCCCTGCTCGCCCGCAGTCCCAGCAGTCAGCGCAGCCAGGAGGACGTAGCCATCACGAACTCGCTCCTGGGCGTCCTGTTGGCTCGCGTCCACCGTCCCATTGAGGCCCTGACTCACTTGAAACAGTCGGCCGACGCGTTCCAGCAGATCGTCCGGTCGAACGCCGAAGCGGGCCGTTACCAACTGAATCTCCTCAAGGCCCTGGCCGCGATGGCTGAGATCTATGCCACAAACCGCAACTGGCCCGAGGCGCGCGCCTCTTACCAGCGCGCGCTGGACCTGGCCCGGCAATTGCAGCAGGACGGCAAGCTGGGCGCCACGGACCAGGGCGAACCCGATCGCCTGGCCCGCTGCCTGCAAGCAATCCCCACTGAGTAGTTACGGAACGTTCTGCCCCAGGGGCACGCCGCTGATCTCTTCACCCTGGTCGCCGCTGGGCAGGGTCTCTGTGAACCGGAACACCCGCGCATCGACATTGCGGTTGAGCGTGATGTCGATCATGACCGTGGCGTTGGGCTGCAGCATACTCGTGACGCCGCCCACATCGGACTGGAACTCGGCTACTTCGTAGTAGACCAGGCCGCCCTTCACCGGACGCGCCAGGATCTTGAACCCCAGCCGGCCTTCCGCCGCCTTCCCTTTCAACTTCGCCATCGCGTCGTAGTTCAGGTAGTAAGTGAGCTTGCCCGGGTTGCGCTGATTCCGCTGGCGGTCGACGAAGAAGCCTTCCGGCAGGTCATCGGGGGAGTAGTCGGGGCCCGCCGTGAGAAGAAGATCGTAATCGGAAAGATACTCGCCCCGGTCGTTCTTCAATCGGAAGACGAGCATGACATAGCGGTCTGTCTGGTATTTGGTGGTGCGCAGCAGGCCTTTAACCTCCTCCACCTTCTCGTCCTTCTGCGTTTGCGCGGTGAGCGCATCGAGGTCTTTGCAGAGCGCGTCATAGGAGTCGACGTCTGACACCGCCAGGCAGCGCGTCACCCATTCCAGCGTGGGATGCTCGCCCGTGCCGCGCACACTGGCGATGATGCCCATGTCCCGACCCGAGTGCGACCTTCCGGGCAGCACGCCCAGGCCTGTATCCGTGGTCTTCTTCTGTCCTGTGAATTGGAGCTTGCGGCCCTTCTGCTCGAAGGTCAGCAACTCGGTGTTGAGATTGGCGGCCGCGACGCGGACCACGCCGTCGGACCCCTGCTCACCCGTGTAGCTGTTGAGGTGGTCGTACAGACTGCGGTCGATGCGCTGGCCGGTCAGCGTGAACACCCAGCAGGCCGCCGCCCGGCAGTCGTAGTCCAGCCACCTGGTGTTCAGATACCAGCTGAGCTCGCTGCCCAGTTCCAGCCAGTCGAGCACACGCTGCCCTGGCTCCACGCCATCGAAGAAGCTCTTGATGCGGCTCAGCCGGCTCTTGCCGAGTTGAGCCAGCGCCGATCCATGATTCGCTGGCGCCAGCATGATCAGGTGCGACAGCGGGCAGTCGACCAGCTTGCCCGCGCCGTAGTAGAGCTCCATCCACAGCCGTACGACCGGGCCGCCGGTGGAATGGGTGATACACGCGAACTTCTTCCACTGCTTCGTGGCCGGATCGTAAAGCTTCTCCCGCAACGCGCAATCGAAGGCCCGGGCGATGTCGTCGACCGTCACCTGGTCGTCGAAACTCACATACTGGCCCAGGTAGATATTCTCCACCTGCACCTGTTTTCCGGCGGCCTTGAAGCTCTTCTTGAGACGCAGGGGCAGTTGCCCATACGTGTTGGTGTTGCGCACGCTCCATCCATGGACGAAGACGATGACCATACTCACCTCCGAAGGTTTTCGTACAGCTTTATGTTTGCGGTGGAAGCCCCAATGCAGACGATATCCGCTTTCCCATCGCCTGTGAAGTCTTCAATCTTACAATCTGCGCCGGCGATGCCGCCGTCGTCCAGCACGGTCCGCTTCCAGTGCTCCCCTGCCTTGTCCTCGGCCTGGTAGACGGAGAGCCGGAACCCCTTGCCGCGGAAGCCGGAGACAATCTCATCGCGGCCATCACCGTCCAGATCGCCCACGGCCAGGGCGTGCGCATTGATCATGCCGTCTTCAATCACGATCCGTTTCCACGACTTTCCCCGCGGCAGATAGACCACCACCTGATTGCCGTGCCAGGGCTCGATCGCCGTGATGAAGCGCTGCTTACCCAATTTGCCCAGCCGTACCTCACTGCTGCCGCATTCCGGGCACTTGCGGGGGTCACCCTTGCTGAGCTCGGTCCACTTCCAGCCGCCTCCCTTCTTTGGCTCAAACAGCCGCAGGCCATCGAAACTAGCCGTGATCAGGCGCTGGCCGTGCGTGGTCCAATCCACCGGAGCTATGGCATGGACAATGCCGTGCAGCTCTTCCGTCACCGTTTCGCGCTTCCAGGCGCCCGGACGGTACAGATAGACAGGCGTCTGTCCCTCATATAGCGGCGGCTTCGCGGTGAGTCCCACCAGCGGAGACAGCAGCAGCACCTTCTTGCCGTCGCCGTTCCAGTCGATCCAGCGCAGGCGGTGGGCGGTGGGGATGCGGTCGAGCTCGCGCATGGTCCACGGTTGCCGCACATCCTTGCCGCTCTTCAGCAGATAGACGTCACCGATGCTCTTTTCCGGGCTGGTTTCGAAGTGGGTGGCTACCACGCATTCCGGAATCCCATCGCCGTCGTAGTCGAAGCAGTCGAGGTTGATGGGCCGCGGAGCATTGCTGGCCATCACGTGACGCTCCCACGTCGGGTTCTCAAACCAGGCGAGCTCCGTTGCCCGTTCATCGACCGCGATCAGGTCCTTCTTGCCATCTCCGTTCAGGTCAACCGCAACCAACTGGTAGCCCATTTTCAGGCCGCTTGTCACCACATGCGCCCGGAAAGCCGGCAATTCGCCGCCACACAACGGCAGCGCCAGGAGGAACAGATACAAGTGTCTAGTCATGTCAATGAAACCCCGCATCCGCGGGACACATCCTTTGCACAAAGAGTTCTCTGTGATAATAGATACTATGCGTTTCGTGCGCACCTTATTCTGGTGCACATTAGCCGCCGTCTGTACTGGGGCGCTGGAGGCTCAATCCGTGATTGAGCCGGTGAATGTGGAGGAGACCGGGGGGGATGCAGTACCAACACTCCCAGTCCTGCCACCTGCATTCGTCCGTCCGGTTGAATCCCTGCCGAGGGAACCGTGGATTCAGCCCAGCCGCCAGGAAGGTGTGAACTGGAGCGGCGTTTTCAAGCAGTCGGCGCTCTTTCTGGGCATCGAACATTCCTTTCGCCTTTTGTCCGAACCAGGCACCCGCGAGGGCATGAAGGGCTCGTTCTTCTCCGGTTGGCTGGCGGCTTCGGGCAATCTTCACGGCTGGGCGGACGGCGACCCCTTCTACGTCAACTACGTAGGACACCCCATGCAGGGGGCGGTTTCCGGCTACATCTGGGTCCAGAACGACGGCAAATACATCGACGCGGAGTTCGGCGCCAACCGGCACTACTGGAAAAGCCGGCTGCGGGCGGCCGCATTCTCAGCGGCTTACAGCTTCCAATTCGAAGCCGGGCCGGTCAGCGAAGCCTCCATCGGAAAGGTGCAGGGCAAGTGGCCCCAGCAGGGTCTAGTAGACCATGTGATTACGCCATTTGTCGGAACCGGCTGGATGATCGGCGAGGACGCTATCGACCGCTTCATCATCAAGAAGCTGGAAGCGAAGTGGGAGAATCCTTATGCGATGGTTTTCGTGCGGGGCGTCCTCAACCCCTCGCGGTCGCTGGCCAATGTCCTGCGCTTCCAGGTGCCATGGGTACGTGACGACCGTCCTGGGCTGTGGTCCCCGATGCACTCTGCCTACGTGCGCGAACTGCGCGAAGGCCGTATCTCCGGCTTACCGCCGGAAGCGCCGCCCGAACTCGAAGGCGAGGCGGGGCTGTCGTCTTTCGAATTCAGCCTGGATGCCCAGCCGCAATTCTTCTTCGGCAGTGGCGGGACAGGCCCCTGCATGGGCGGCGGCGGCGAGGCTGCATTACGCATGACTCCGAGCTGGCAACTGGTCGCGCAGGTGCATGGCTGCAAACTGAATGGGTTGCCTCAGAACCTGAGCGGCGACACCCTCAGCTTTTACGCCGGACCGCGCTGGAATCCCAATCCCACCGGCCGCTGGAGCCCTTACTTCCACGTCCTGGTAGGCGGCATGAAAGTGTCGCAGGAGGAGATGTTCCCGGCTCTCAAGGAGGCGGTGGAGAAAGCCGCGAAAGAGAAGGGCGAGCCGGAAGTCGCGCTGCACGATCTCTACACGAAGGAGTATGAGGCGAACGGCTTCTCCATGGCGGCTGGAGGCGGTGTGGACCTGCGCGTGAATCCTGCCATCGCGCTGCGCCTGGCGAATCTGGAATACAAACGCTCGTGGCTGCCGCCCGCCAATGGGCGCGACTACAACAGCGGCCTGGCGTTCACCGTTTCGATGGTGCTGCGCATGGGCACCTGGTAGACGTCAGCGCAGAGCCTCCGCAACCGGTTTGCCGGTCCAACACGGGTGTGGCGCGACACCGAAGATCGCGGCGATGGTGGCCGCCGTGTCGATGGTCCGCACCAGCGAGCGGATCTCGCGGCCGGGCGGTACCGCGGGTCCATTGAGAATCCACGGAATCTCGAGATCGCGCTGGGTGGGGTGACCATGGCTTGTGCCGGTGCCGCCGTGGTCGGCCGTAAAAAGGATAAATGTGCTGTCCGCCATGCCCGAGTCCCGGATAGCCTTGTGTAGCGAGTCCAACAAACCGCCTACCATCTCCACCGCTTTCCGGTACTCCGGGCCAGACCAGCCGTGGTCGTGACCGGCATGGTCGACATCGTCCAAATGAATGAAGAGCAGATCCGGCTTCGCTGCCTTCCAGTACTCGATGGCGGCCTGCATCGCCTCCGGACTCCCTTTCACGTGGCGTAACACCGGTACCGCTCCGGGTTCGATCAGGCGGCCGAAGTCCTTCCAGTCGTGAAACACGGCCAGGCGCAGCTCCGGCCGTTTGTCGTGCAACAGCCCGAATACGGTGGGGAAACGGCCGTTCGCGTCCTTACAGGCGGGTGCGATGTCGAACTTGTCCGGCTGCCAGTCGTTCGAGGTAACCCCGTGAAGCTCAGGTACGGCGCCCATGATCATCGACGCCCAGTTCGGGCTGCTTACGGTCGGCAGCACGCCGCGCGCATGCAGCGTCCACGCGCCGCTCTTCATCAGGCCCTGGATTTGGGGCGGCGCCTCTTCACGCAACATCTCCGCGCCGAGTCCATCCACGCCGACAACAATCACATGCCGCTGGCCATGGGCGGCCATCGCGATCAGGAGTACCAGGGCCAAACGCATACCGAGCATGATATCCGCATGCGCGGAGGGGCGTCACTGCCGGGCGTTCAGTGAACGGATCCCATCGGCCAGATCGGAGGGACGGTAGATAGGGATCACCTTCCCCTTGGCCGATTTCACCAGGCTCGTGACGGAATCCCCATCGCTGGGATAAGCCGGTGGAGTAAAGGCCAGGAACCAGGTCTTGGGCAGAGCCTCGCGCAGGGCCGGATCAATCGGCGGCAGTTTGGGCCCGGCGCGCCATGTCGGTCCCACGAAAACAAATGCGTCGCTCTGTGTAGGATCCTTCACCTCTGTGCGCAGCATCTCTTCCAGGAAGTCCTTCGGCGAAGGTCCATTCTTCAGCGTCGCCATGTCGATCGTGCTGAGGTCTACTGCGGCCAACTGGCGGATGAGCCGGCGCATACTACGGCGGTCGAAAACGGCCTCCCGGTAAATGACATTGCGGCGCTCCAGGTCGAACACCACAACGCAGGCCGAGGTGAAATTGGCGTCACGCAGCAGGGAATTCAGGCTGCTCAGCAGGATCTGGCGATCCCACGGTGAGAGCTTGGTGACCACGCGCCGGGGCCATACGGGCGCTGCATGGAGAAAGATGGTGGCGTGGGATGCCTTCGTTCCGGGCGCCAGCGCGGGAAAGCCAGGCCAGATCTCATTGCCCAGGGCCTGCACGGTGCCCGGCGGGACCGTCGGCGACACGGCCTTGAAGTTTGCTGTCAGTTTCCAGGCAGCCTTGCAGCGGCGTCCCTTGCCATCGGCCATCAGCCATTCCACTGAATACTTACCCTGACCCACATAGAAGCCGCCGCCCATGCGCAGTTCCAGCTTCCTGAGGTCAGCGCCCTCGGGATACTTGCCGGGCACCTCGAACGGCAGCCAGAGATACTTGGGCTTGGCCGGGCCTTCGCTGGGAATGACACGAAACACCACGGCGGAGGAACGATCCGGTTTGCCATCGAACTCCGCTGCGGAAATCGCCACCTGGAAGCCGGTCCAGATCCGCAGGCCATAGTCGAGCGCCGGATTGAAGTGAGTGATGGTGCACGCCAGCTTACCTGCCTGCGGATCATTCCAGAACGAATCGAAGGCCACGACAGCCTTGCGACCCTGCTCTGACTCAGGATCCAGCTCAAGTTGAGCGAGCAGCGGATAGGCCGCCCACAACGCAATCAGGCAAAGCCGCCCGTGGAACATCGCTTTCCTTCTCCCTCAATCATAGATGCCCGCGGGTGCTCTTTCGTATTCCCTACCTCCCGGTGAAGGACCGCCCAATCGTCATAGAGACGTCGAAAGCCCACTTTTTCGGCCTCCGAGCCTATCTCTGCCCCAAAAAGCCCGGAAAATAGGGGTTTCTGGCCACAGGCCCCTTTACACCGCGCGCGGCCATCCCTTATGATTGATCTGCAAACGAGACCTTCGAACAAAATCGATCGGTTTTGTTTTTAGCTTCCGATCCTCCTCCCGACGGCCTGTCACGGCCGCGACAACGATCGGAGAAGTCACAAGGAGTCGTTATGGCCGAAGTAAAGAAATTGACGCAGACTCAGTTGGTGAAGGAGATCGCCACCGCAACCGGGATTTCCAACAAGCAGGCGAAGGCCGTTCTCGACAAGTACGTTGAGATCGCCATCGCCCAGACGAAGAAGGTTGGCCTGTGTGTGTTGCCTGGCATCGGCCGCCTGAAGAAAGTGGAGCGCAAGGCTCGTACCGGCCGCAATCCTGCCACCGGCGCCACCATCAAGATCCCGGCCAAGAAGGTCGTGAAGCTGACCTTGGCCAAGTCCCTGAAGGACGCCATCGTTCCGGCGCCGAAGCCGAAGGCCCCCAAGAAGAAGGCGTAGTCTCCGGACCGTCGCTGGATTCATTCATTTCCAATCGCAATACAGCCCCGCGTCCTGCTCCAACAGGATGGCGGGGCTCTTGCTTAGGTTTTGAAGGGAGTCCGGAACCCGGTGGCTGCCGGCATCCAGAAACTGGAAAAGCCCCGAATCCGTTGGGATCGGGGCTTTTCATCTTGGGAGACTTAGATAGGATCGCCGCTCAAAGTGCGGGCGGTGTTCCGGAAGAGGGCAAGCGCGAAGCGCGGGCCTAAGCCTGCTTCTTCTCTTCGGGCTTCGATTCTTCTTCCTTCAAGGCGTGCTTGAAGTTCTTGATCCCCTCTCCGAGGCCTTTCGCCAATTCTGGGATCTTCTTGCCGCCAAACAGCAGGACGGCGACCGCCAGAATAATAACCAACTCCATAGGGCCAATGGAACGCACAGGGCCTCCTTATCCATTAACATTGTAGGTATTGGGGAAAACGGGCGTCAAGCGTCCCCTCGTCCTGTCTACCTGTCTTACGGATGCCATGAAGAAGCCTAAACCATTGGAGATTAAAGAGGATCGCTCTCTCCAGGCACGCCGCCGGGCGCGTCAGGCAGTTGGTACCGTCAAGCCCGCGCGTGTCATTACGCCCAAGGTCCTCAAGGATCCCCGCCACAAGAAGTCCCAGCTCGACGATCCGGAATCTTGACTTCGGTTGAGAGTTCTCTCCCCCTCCAACCACTACTCTCGTAGATGAAAAATCCGCTGGTCGCGCCCGCGGCTGCCTTCGCCGCAGGCATCGTCCTGGTGCGTCTGGCCGGCTTCAGCTCGGCGGAGCTTGCAGTGTGCGCCGGCGGATTCGCTCTTCTCGCTCTCTTCGGTCATCGACACCGCTGGCCCTGGCTGCGGTGGACCGCGATTGGCCTTTCCATGCTCGCCTTCGGTGGGCTCGATGCTATCTGGCAAAAGGATCCACCTGTACCACCCATCCCCGAAGGCCCCCTGCTCACCGGTTGCGTGGTGGAGCCCGCCGTCGCCAGCGGCGACCGCCATCAGTTCACTCTCGAACTGCAGCCCGGAGTCCGCGCCCGAATCAGCACCTCGTCCAGTGCCGGAGAGTTTGTCTACGGCCGGCGTGTCCAGGTGGAAGCCACTCTGCGGCCCGTGCACGGCTTCCACAATCCCGGCGCCTTCGACCTCGAAGCCTGGATGGCGCGCCGCCAGATCTACTGGTCCGGCTCCATTGGAAAGAACAAGCGAAGCGAAGTGCTGCCCGGTGCATGCGGTACACCCTGGCGCCGCGGCCTGGAACAACTGCGCGCGTCGGCACTGGCTCGTGTCGACATTCTCTATCCCGGCGACGCCTATCGCAGCGCCATGATGCGCGGCCTGCTGTTGGGCGACAAGAGCGGGATCCGCAAAGCGTGGATCGAGGACTTTCGCCGCACCGGCACCTATCACGCCCTGGTCATCTCCGGCAGCCACATCACCCTGGTCTGTGGCATCCTGCTGCTCTGGCGGCGCTTTTTCGGCTATGGCAGTCGGACCGTTCTGGTCGCTTCCGCCCTCATCGCCTGGCTGTACTCGCTGGTCGCCGGCGGTGATGCTCCGGTGCTGCGCTCCGCCGCGGGCTTCAGCCTCTTCGCCGTGGCGGCCTTGCTGTACCGCCGCACTCAGATTCTCAATCTGCTGGCCGCCGTGGCCCTGGCCTTTCTTGCTTTCGATCCACGCCAGCTCTTTGATGCCAGCTTC encodes the following:
- a CDS encoding metallopeptidase family protein — protein: MTPQEFDQLVEECMGVIPPRFRRRLQNLVFLVEQEPATPGLLGLYEGRPLAERTSVPSFSMPDRITLYQGPHEREARNPADLRRLVEETIWHEVAHYFGLDEREVVRAERVRRNRLRRLRNL
- a CDS encoding alpha/beta hydrolase, which gives rise to MRIFTVFLTIASTMAYAAEPAAEKIWPKGAPGEKGDIGPEADTTKADGALVAGRRVIRLGNVSEPTITIYPAPKNRNSGAAVVVLPGGGYNILALDLEGTEVCEWLNSIGVTGILLKYRVPARKGGPRWAAPLQDAQRAVGIVRSRAVELQLDPRKIGVLGFSAGAHLAAVASTQYERRSYDAVDAADQVSSRPDFSVVIYPAYLAVKEQGDKLADETPVTANTPPTFLVQAEDDGVRVENSLVYYLALKNAKVPAEMHLFAKGGHGYGLRPTELPVTGWPKLAEVWMRGLGLIPAAK
- a CDS encoding serine/threonine-protein kinase encodes the protein MSKLSLEEILARLNTEEASPLPDRAAFLDAACGSDADLRQLAGALFDRKFHTADPKGADSSDIPRMGGRVGPYRIERELGRGGMGVVYVAMRDDDQYHKRVAIKVLNISQDSEELLHRFQNERQILANLDHPNICRLLDGGVTSNGLPYFVMEYIRDARPIDEYANAHNLSVRQRLLLFLKACAAVQHAHRFLIVHRDLKPSNILVSEEGEVKLMDFGIAKNLLACLDGSFHSQTMGLQPMTPAYASPEQVSGEPITTSSDVYSLGVVLYELLTGQHPSRRMEQPLPELLNSICLADPQRPSVMVLKHAPPQMEENPKRLSKLLRGDLDWIILMALRKDPNRRYASVEQLTDDLRRVLGGRPVRARNDTLRYRGWKFAGRHRFGVTVVFLLGVTLMWGVWSTQNQKARAEERFRDTRELAHSILFEISDAIRDLPGSTPARMLLVRRALTYLDKLASEAGNDLTLQSELAEAYHKIGEVQYRVGYPNIGDIAGALNSARKELEIRYKLASAVPGQISQLNLASAHQRVSEMFDGTGDAFNAAHHLGKALEIREALNAKDPDNAAIQSDLASTYRVLGDIQKIAGKPQNAIDWNRKALAIREALLARSPSDDGLRRQISMDLVRIADSLGSPNETNLGRYAEARSVYEKALVIRLEVLAANPNSPTALREVGNIYQRMGVMLIETGEYKDSLAMSLKSAEISERLALDDPANFEVSRDLGVKCDQIGVVLEKLGNLAGAESSLRRGLALKSALLARSPSSQRSQEDVAITNSLLGVLLARVHRPIEALTHLKQSADAFQQIVRSNAEAGRYQLNLLKALAAMAEIYATNRNWPEARASYQRALDLARQLQQDGKLGATDQGEPDRLARCLQAIPTE
- a CDS encoding esterase/lipase family protein, whose product is MVIVFVHGWSVRNTNTYGQLPLRLKKSFKAAGKQVQVENIYLGQYVSFDDQVTVDDIARAFDCALREKLYDPATKQWKKFACITHSTGGPVVRLWMELYYGAGKLVDCPLSHLIMLAPANHGSALAQLGKSRLSRIKSFFDGVEPGQRVLDWLELGSELSWYLNTRWLDYDCRAAACWVFTLTGQRIDRSLYDHLNSYTGEQGSDGVVRVAAANLNTELLTFEQKGRKLQFTGQKKTTDTGLGVLPGRSHSGRDMGIIASVRGTGEHPTLEWVTRCLAVSDVDSYDALCKDLDALTAQTQKDEKVEEVKGLLRTTKYQTDRYVMLVFRLKNDRGEYLSDYDLLLTAGPDYSPDDLPEGFFVDRQRNQRNPGKLTYYLNYDAMAKLKGKAAEGRLGFKILARPVKGGLVYYEVAEFQSDVGGVTSMLQPNATVMIDITLNRNVDARVFRFTETLPSGDQGEEISGVPLGQNVP